A window of the Phycicoccus sp. M110.8 genome harbors these coding sequences:
- the nuoN gene encoding NADH-quinone oxidoreductase subunit NuoN codes for MTVLATTALPAAVPAAFKAADVNYGAVAPMLVVVAGALVGVLVEAFAPRRVRHTTQVAVALVTLVAAFVVLVTISVQSAHQGVTLARAVVIDGPALFLQGAILAMAALGVLTMAEKFGGQGADAFTPMGAAIPGSAHEAAALRAGLATSEVFPLTLFAVVGMMLFPAAGDLLTMFIALEVLSLPLYLMCGLARRRRLLSQEAALKYFLLGAFSSAFFLFGAALLYGYAGSVYLSDIAAAVTAANGQMEGLLLPGVLLVLIGLLFKVGAVPFHSWTPDVYQGAPTPVTGFMAACTKVAAFGAILRFAYVAAQGNRWDWRGGVIAVAALTMVVGAVLSVTQTDVKRLLAYSSIAHAGFILVAVLAFDKTGVSGTLFYLVAYGFMTIAGFAVVSMVRQGGSEASHLSQWAGLGRRHPVVAGVFAFLLLAFAGIPLTSGFAAKYAAFSPAISFGGTSGVALVVIGVIASVVTAFVYVRLIVLMYFTEPPAGEAVVAETASPFLTVAITIGTLVTLALGVMPTQVLDLADRSSQFLVK; via the coding sequence ATGACGGTCCTCGCCACGACGGCCCTGCCTGCCGCCGTGCCCGCCGCCTTCAAGGCCGCCGACGTGAACTACGGCGCCGTGGCGCCGATGCTCGTCGTCGTCGCCGGCGCCCTCGTCGGGGTGCTCGTCGAGGCCTTCGCGCCCCGCCGCGTGCGCCACACCACCCAGGTCGCGGTCGCGCTCGTCACGCTCGTCGCGGCCTTCGTCGTGCTCGTCACGATCTCCGTGCAGAGCGCGCACCAGGGCGTCACGCTGGCCCGCGCGGTCGTCATCGACGGGCCGGCCCTGTTCCTGCAGGGCGCCATCCTCGCGATGGCCGCCCTCGGTGTGCTGACCATGGCGGAGAAGTTCGGCGGCCAGGGTGCCGACGCCTTCACCCCCATGGGTGCCGCGATCCCCGGCTCGGCCCACGAGGCGGCCGCCCTGCGCGCCGGCCTCGCCACCAGCGAGGTCTTCCCGCTGACGCTCTTCGCCGTCGTCGGCATGATGCTCTTCCCGGCCGCCGGCGACCTGCTGACGATGTTCATCGCGCTCGAGGTGCTCTCGCTCCCGCTGTACCTCATGTGCGGCCTGGCCCGTCGTCGCCGCCTGCTGTCGCAGGAGGCCGCGCTCAAGTACTTCCTGCTCGGCGCGTTCAGCTCGGCGTTCTTCCTCTTCGGTGCGGCGCTGCTCTACGGGTATGCCGGGTCGGTCTACCTCAGCGACATCGCCGCCGCCGTCACGGCCGCCAACGGCCAGATGGAGGGGCTGCTGCTCCCGGGCGTCCTGCTCGTGCTGATCGGCCTGCTGTTCAAGGTCGGCGCGGTGCCGTTCCACTCCTGGACCCCGGACGTCTACCAGGGTGCCCCCACCCCGGTCACTGGGTTCATGGCCGCCTGCACCAAGGTCGCGGCGTTCGGCGCGATCCTGCGCTTCGCCTACGTCGCCGCCCAAGGCAACCGGTGGGACTGGCGTGGTGGCGTCATCGCCGTCGCTGCCCTGACCATGGTCGTCGGCGCGGTGCTGTCGGTCACCCAGACCGACGTCAAGCGGCTGCTCGCCTACTCCTCGATCGCCCACGCCGGGTTCATCCTCGTGGCGGTGCTGGCCTTCGACAAGACCGGTGTCAGCGGCACGCTGTTCTACCTGGTCGCCTACGGCTTCATGACGATCGCCGGCTTCGCGGTGGTCTCGATGGTCCGCCAGGGCGGGTCCGAGGCGTCGCACCTGTCGCAGTGGGCCGGCCTCGGCCGTCGCCACCCGGTGGTCGCGGGCGTGTTCGCCTTCCTGCTGCTGGCGTTCGCCGGCATCCCGCTGACCTCCGGCTTCGCCGCCAAGTACGCCGCGTTCTCCCCGGCGATCTCGTTCGGCGGCACGTCGGGCGTGGCGCTGGTCGTCATCGGTGTCATCGCCTCGGTCGTGACGGCGTTCGTCTACGTGCGGCTCATCGTCCTCATGTACTTCACCGAGCCGCCGGCCGGTGAGGCCGTGGTGGCCGAGACCGCCTCGCCCTTCCTCACCGTCGCGATCACCATCGGCACGCTCGTCACCCTGGCGCTCGGCGTCATGCCGACGCAGGTGCTCGACCTCGCCGACCGGTCCTCGCAGTTCCTGGTGAAGTGA
- the nuoL gene encoding NADH-quinone oxidoreductase subunit L has protein sequence MTSLATLATAGGAASAATGVTAYAWLLVALPLLGAAVLLLGGRATDKWGPLFAVAMSWAAFVVGLLVWIAMLGRHGEARAEHLHLFTWVPAGSFNLDAGMLVDQLSVVFVLLITFVGSLIHVYSLGYMEHDPDKRRFFAYLNLFVAAMLLLVLSDSYLLLYVGWEGVGLASYLLIGFWNHNPAYATAANKAFVVNRVGDFGLSVAIMIMFAAFGTVTFAGVAQASGKAGEGVLTAIGLMLLLGACGKSAQFPLQSWLGDAMAGPTPVSALIHAATMVTAGVYLVVRSNFIFDHAPNAQLVVVIVGAITLLFGAVVGCAKDDIKKALAASTMSQIGYMMLAAGLGPVGYAFAIFHLLTHGFFKAGMFLGAGSVMHGMNDQVDMRRFGNLSGAMKITWVTFGLGWLAILGVPPFSGFWSKDKIIEAAFVGEGWRPWVFGGAALIGAGITAFYMSRLFFMTFHGKKRWTDDVHPHESPLTMTVPMMVLAVGSALLGLVLAIGNTFTHWLEPVVGAHDENEHAVLSVPVLMTLTLLLVAGGIALAWMRYWRDEVPQVQPTGSLLTRAARRDLYQDDVNEGAFMRPGIHLTRALVFADNRGVDGGVGGLAALVGGTSSRLRRLQNGFARSYALTMLAGVVVLLGAVWVIN, from the coding sequence GTGACTTCCCTCGCAACCCTCGCCACCGCCGGCGGGGCCGCCTCCGCGGCCACCGGCGTCACGGCATACGCCTGGCTGCTCGTCGCGCTGCCGCTGCTCGGCGCCGCGGTCCTGCTGCTCGGTGGCCGCGCCACCGACAAGTGGGGCCCGCTCTTCGCGGTCGCCATGTCCTGGGCGGCGTTCGTCGTCGGCCTGCTCGTGTGGATCGCGATGCTCGGCCGCCACGGCGAGGCCCGGGCCGAGCACCTGCACCTGTTCACCTGGGTGCCGGCCGGGTCTTTCAACCTCGACGCCGGCATGCTCGTCGACCAGCTGTCGGTGGTGTTCGTCCTGCTGATCACCTTCGTCGGCTCGCTGATCCACGTGTACTCCCTCGGGTACATGGAGCACGACCCCGACAAGCGCCGGTTCTTCGCCTACCTCAACCTGTTCGTCGCGGCGATGCTCCTGCTCGTCCTCTCGGACTCCTACCTGCTGCTCTACGTCGGCTGGGAGGGCGTCGGCCTCGCGTCGTACCTGCTCATCGGGTTCTGGAACCACAACCCGGCGTATGCCACGGCCGCCAACAAGGCGTTCGTCGTCAACCGCGTCGGTGACTTCGGGCTCTCGGTCGCGATCATGATCATGTTCGCGGCGTTCGGCACCGTCACCTTCGCCGGTGTCGCGCAGGCGTCCGGCAAGGCAGGGGAGGGTGTCCTCACCGCGATCGGCCTCATGCTGCTGCTCGGCGCCTGCGGCAAGTCGGCGCAGTTCCCGCTGCAGTCCTGGCTCGGTGACGCCATGGCCGGCCCGACCCCGGTGTCCGCGCTGATCCACGCGGCGACCATGGTCACCGCCGGTGTCTACCTCGTGGTCCGCAGCAACTTCATCTTCGACCACGCGCCGAACGCCCAGCTCGTCGTCGTCATCGTCGGTGCGATCACGCTGCTGTTCGGTGCGGTCGTCGGCTGCGCGAAGGACGACATCAAGAAGGCGCTGGCCGCCTCGACCATGAGCCAGATCGGCTACATGATGCTCGCCGCCGGCCTCGGCCCGGTCGGGTACGCGTTCGCGATCTTCCACCTGCTCACGCACGGCTTCTTCAAGGCCGGCATGTTCCTCGGTGCCGGGTCGGTCATGCACGGCATGAACGACCAGGTCGACATGCGCCGCTTCGGCAACCTGTCCGGCGCCATGAAGATCACCTGGGTGACCTTCGGCCTCGGCTGGCTCGCGATCCTCGGTGTCCCGCCGTTCTCCGGCTTCTGGTCCAAGGACAAGATCATCGAGGCGGCGTTCGTCGGCGAGGGCTGGCGCCCGTGGGTCTTCGGCGGTGCCGCGCTCATCGGCGCCGGCATCACGGCCTTCTACATGTCCCGCCTGTTCTTCATGACCTTCCACGGCAAGAAGCGCTGGACCGACGACGTGCACCCGCACGAGTCGCCGCTGACCATGACCGTGCCGATGATGGTGCTGGCCGTCGGGTCGGCGCTCCTCGGCCTCGTGCTGGCCATCGGCAACACGTTCACGCACTGGCTCGAGCCGGTGGTGGGCGCCCACGACGAGAACGAGCACGCCGTGCTCTCCGTGCCGGTGCTCATGACCCTGACGCTGCTGCTCGTCGCGGGCGGCATCGCCCTGGCGTGGATGCGCTACTGGCGCGACGAGGTCCCGCAGGTGCAGCCGACCGGCTCGCTGCTGACCCGGGCCGCCCGTCGTGACCTCTACCAGGACGACGTCAACGAGGGTGCGTTCATGCGCCCCGGCATCCACCTGACTCGCGCCCTCGTCTTCGCCGACAACCGCGGCGTCGACGGCGGCGTCGGTGGCCTGGCGGCCCTGGTCGGCGGCACCTCGAGCCGCCTGCGCCGCCTCCAGAACGGTTTCGCGCGGTCCTATGCCCTGACGATGCTCGCCGGCGTCGTCGTCCTCCTCGGTGCTGTGTGGGTGATCAACTGA
- a CDS encoding polyprenyl synthetase family protein produces MTRSAGVTQPAPSTGSVPGLTLPSVPDDLSDELARGLAEVDALLRREVDHDDPFIAGANSHLIEAGGKRFRPLLTLLAAQLGSGTNPDVVAAAAGVELTHVASLCHDDVMDEADVRRGAPSANARYGNSTAILVGDLLFGTASSIIADLGAEAVKIQAETFVRLCAGQIRDTRHAPEGTDPVEYYLGVLADKTGVLIATAARYGAMFSGCDAATVEVMREFGERIGMAFQLADDLIDVSSDEAELGKTPGTDLREGKRTLPVLYALASDDPADARLQELLQRDLREDEDALAEALELLRGNAAMERAREHTAAVARRAQEVLEPLPEGAAKDALHALATSVVTRVG; encoded by the coding sequence GTGACCCGGTCCGCTGGGGTGACGCAGCCGGCGCCGTCGACCGGGTCGGTGCCAGGGCTCACGTTGCCGTCGGTGCCCGACGACCTGTCCGACGAGCTCGCGCGCGGGCTCGCCGAGGTCGACGCGCTCCTGCGGCGCGAGGTCGACCACGACGACCCGTTCATCGCGGGGGCGAACAGCCACCTCATCGAGGCGGGGGGCAAGCGGTTCCGGCCGCTGCTGACCCTGCTCGCGGCGCAGCTCGGCAGCGGCACGAACCCCGACGTCGTGGCCGCGGCCGCCGGCGTCGAGCTGACGCACGTCGCCTCGCTGTGCCACGACGACGTGATGGACGAGGCCGACGTGCGCCGCGGTGCGCCGAGCGCCAACGCCCGCTACGGCAACTCGACCGCGATCCTCGTCGGCGACCTGCTCTTCGGCACCGCGTCCTCGATCATCGCCGACCTCGGCGCCGAGGCGGTCAAGATCCAGGCCGAGACGTTCGTGCGACTGTGTGCGGGCCAGATCCGCGACACCCGCCACGCGCCCGAGGGCACCGACCCGGTCGAGTACTACCTGGGCGTGCTGGCCGACAAGACGGGCGTGCTCATCGCCACCGCGGCACGTTACGGCGCGATGTTCTCCGGCTGTGACGCCGCCACGGTCGAGGTGATGCGCGAGTTCGGCGAGCGGATCGGCATGGCCTTCCAGCTCGCCGACGACCTCATCGACGTGTCGTCCGACGAGGCCGAGCTGGGCAAGACCCCCGGCACCGACCTGCGCGAGGGCAAGCGCACCCTGCCGGTCCTCTACGCGCTGGCCTCGGACGATCCTGCCGACGCGCGCCTGCAGGAGCTGCTGCAGCGCGACCTGCGCGAGGACGAGGACGCCCTCGCCGAGGCGCTGGAGCTGCTGCGCGGTAACGCCGCCATGGAGCGGGCACGCGAGCACACCGCCGCCGTCGCCCGCCGTGCGCAGGAGGTGCTGGAGCCGCTGCCCGAGGGAGCGGCCAAGGACGCCCTGCACGCCCTGGCGACGAGCGTCGTCACCCGCGTCGGCTGA
- the nuoK gene encoding NADH-quinone oxidoreductase subunit NuoK, with amino-acid sequence MNLVNYIYLATILFAIGGATVLMRRNAIVVFMGVELMLNATNLMFVTFARMRGSLDGQVIALFVMVVAAAEVVVGLAIIMAIFRARRSASVDDANLLKL; translated from the coding sequence ATGAACCTCGTCAACTACATCTACCTCGCGACCATCCTGTTCGCGATCGGTGGTGCGACGGTGCTCATGCGCCGCAACGCCATCGTCGTGTTCATGGGTGTCGAGCTCATGCTCAACGCGACGAACCTGATGTTCGTGACGTTCGCGCGGATGCGCGGCAGCCTCGACGGGCAGGTGATCGCCCTGTTCGTCATGGTGGTCGCCGCGGCCGAGGTCGTCGTGGGGCTGGCCATCATCATGGCCATCTTCCGTGCCCGCCGGTCGGCCTCGGTCGACGACGCCAACCTGCTGAAGCTGTAG
- a CDS encoding NADH-quinone oxidoreductase subunit M, which produces MSNFPWLTVIGLVPLIGAVVVAALPASVADQAKRVALGFSLVTLVLGVAAALQFDTGSNQQFQLSERHEWIPQFGVSYALGVDGLALVMILMALVLLPVCILAAWHDVPEGGAREKNYFALMLSLATFMVGVFAATDVFLFYVFFEAMLIPVYFLIGSFGGPRRQYAAVKFLLFSLAGGLVMLVGVIALYHYGPGGSDGFLVSKLTGLDLPVGAGRWMFVAFFFAFAVKAPMWPVHTWLPDAATEAKPATAVLLVGVLDKVGTYGMIRFCLQLFPEASKWATPVVLALAVISVLYGALLAIGQTDLMRLIAYTSVSHFGFIVLGIFAFTTTGGAGSTLYMLNHGFTTAALFLVGAMLVARRGSKRIPDFGGWQRITPGLAGVFLVSGLAGLALPGLSPFVSEIMVLVGTFQRYRFPAVVATAGIVLAALYILLMYKRMMTGPKPELEGAAVRDITTREKLVVAPILAVLIVLGFYPKPALDLLNPAVKTTLHHVGVSDPAPSSAADGSTK; this is translated from the coding sequence ATGTCCAACTTCCCCTGGCTGACCGTGATTGGGCTCGTCCCGCTGATCGGTGCGGTCGTCGTCGCGGCGCTGCCGGCCTCCGTGGCCGACCAGGCCAAGCGGGTGGCCCTCGGCTTCTCGCTGGTGACGCTCGTGCTGGGTGTCGCGGCCGCGCTGCAGTTCGACACCGGTTCGAACCAGCAGTTCCAGCTGTCCGAGCGGCACGAGTGGATCCCGCAGTTCGGCGTCTCCTACGCGCTGGGGGTCGACGGCCTGGCGCTCGTCATGATCCTGATGGCCCTGGTCCTGCTGCCGGTCTGCATCCTCGCCGCGTGGCACGACGTGCCCGAGGGCGGTGCGCGCGAGAAGAACTACTTCGCGCTGATGCTGTCGCTCGCCACCTTCATGGTGGGCGTCTTCGCCGCGACCGACGTGTTCCTCTTCTACGTCTTCTTCGAGGCCATGCTCATCCCGGTGTACTTCCTCATCGGGTCCTTCGGCGGCCCGCGCCGGCAGTACGCCGCGGTGAAGTTCCTGCTGTTCTCCCTCGCCGGTGGCCTGGTGATGCTGGTCGGCGTCATCGCGCTCTACCACTACGGCCCCGGCGGCTCCGACGGCTTCCTCGTCAGCAAGCTCACCGGGCTCGACCTGCCGGTGGGCGCCGGCCGCTGGATGTTCGTCGCGTTCTTCTTCGCCTTCGCGGTCAAGGCGCCGATGTGGCCCGTCCACACCTGGCTGCCCGACGCCGCCACCGAGGCCAAGCCCGCGACCGCCGTGCTGCTCGTCGGCGTGCTGGACAAGGTCGGCACCTACGGGATGATCCGCTTCTGCCTCCAGCTGTTCCCCGAGGCCTCGAAGTGGGCGACCCCGGTCGTGCTCGCGCTGGCCGTCATCTCGGTGCTCTACGGCGCGCTGCTGGCCATCGGGCAGACCGACCTCATGCGCCTGATCGCCTACACGTCGGTGAGCCACTTCGGCTTCATCGTCCTCGGCATCTTCGCGTTCACCACGACCGGCGGCGCCGGCTCGACGCTCTACATGCTCAACCACGGGTTCACGACGGCGGCGCTGTTCCTCGTCGGCGCGATGCTCGTCGCCCGCCGCGGCAGCAAGCGGATCCCGGACTTCGGCGGCTGGCAGCGGATCACCCCCGGCCTGGCCGGCGTCTTCCTGGTGTCCGGCCTCGCCGGCCTGGCGCTGCCCGGCCTGAGCCCGTTCGTCTCCGAGATCATGGTGCTGGTGGGCACGTTCCAGCGGTACCGGTTCCCGGCCGTGGTCGCGACCGCCGGCATCGTGCTCGCGGCGCTCTACATCCTGCTCATGTACAAGCGGATGATGACCGGCCCCAAGCCGGAGCTCGAGGGCGCCGCGGTCCGCGACATCACGACGCGCGAGAAGCTCGTCGTGGCGCCGATCCTCGCCGTCCTCATCGTCCTCGGCTTCTACCCCAAGCCGGCGCTCGACCTGCTCAACCCGGCCGTGAAGACGACGCTGCACCACGTGGGCGTCTCGGACCCGGCACCCTCCTCCGCTGCTGACGGGAGCACGAAGTAA
- the nuoI gene encoding NADH-quinone oxidoreductase subunit NuoI, whose product MPDRPTEEKKGGFFADLFAPVGGFGVTFATMFRKLETEEYPEEKRPTQPRFHGRHQLNRHPDGLEKCVGCELCAWACPADAILVEGASNDDSEGGTGRFSPGERYGRVYQINYLRCIFCGLCIEACPTRALTMTNFYELADHNRGDLIFTKEQLLAPLQEGMLLPPHPMVDGLEERDYYQGKVARATDEQEEWVKAHHAQPEEGLAPSGDPVEGVDVVEHGRQATRETTEAVHR is encoded by the coding sequence ATGCCTGACCGCCCCACCGAGGAGAAGAAGGGCGGCTTCTTCGCCGACCTCTTCGCGCCCGTCGGCGGCTTCGGCGTCACGTTCGCGACGATGTTCCGCAAGCTGGAGACGGAGGAGTACCCCGAGGAGAAGCGGCCGACCCAGCCGCGCTTCCACGGCCGGCACCAGCTCAACCGCCACCCCGACGGGCTCGAGAAGTGCGTCGGCTGCGAGCTGTGCGCGTGGGCGTGCCCCGCGGACGCGATCCTCGTCGAGGGCGCGTCCAACGACGACAGCGAGGGCGGCACCGGGCGGTTCAGCCCCGGCGAGCGGTACGGCCGCGTCTACCAGATCAACTACCTGCGCTGCATCTTCTGCGGCCTGTGCATCGAGGCCTGCCCGACGCGCGCCCTGACGATGACCAACTTCTACGAGCTGGCCGACCACAACCGCGGCGACCTCATCTTCACCAAGGAGCAGCTGCTCGCGCCGCTGCAGGAGGGGATGCTGCTGCCGCCGCACCCCATGGTGGACGGGCTCGAGGAGCGCGACTACTACCAGGGCAAGGTCGCCCGCGCGACCGACGAGCAGGAGGAGTGGGTGAAGGCGCACCACGCCCAGCCCGAGGAGGGCCTGGCCCCCAGCGGTGACCCGGTGGAGGGTGTCGACGTCGTCGAGCACGGCCGTCAGGCGACCCGCGAGACCACCGAGGCGGTGCACCGATGA
- a CDS encoding NADH-quinone oxidoreductase subunit J has translation MTGLGEQIMFWILGPICVLAALGLLFAKKAVHAALGMALVMVNLGIFYIAQEADFLGIIQIFVYTGAVMMLFLFVLMLVGVDSSDSLVETLKGQKVASLLLGLGLAVLLFSAVGRVQFGPMKGLSEVNASKGNVSGVAELIFGQYVWAFEVTSALLITAALGAMVLAHRERIGTKPTQRQLSERRIRENRNVAGLPVPGVYARHNAVDTPALLPDGTPSELSVSRVLNAREQVAVPTRHVDAEHAIEHEIEEGDAR, from the coding sequence ATGACCGGCCTGGGCGAGCAGATCATGTTCTGGATCCTCGGCCCCATCTGCGTGCTCGCGGCCCTGGGCCTGCTCTTCGCCAAGAAGGCCGTCCACGCCGCCCTCGGCATGGCGCTGGTCATGGTCAACCTGGGCATCTTCTACATCGCCCAGGAGGCCGACTTCCTCGGCATCATCCAGATCTTCGTCTACACCGGCGCGGTCATGATGCTGTTCCTCTTCGTGCTCATGCTCGTCGGCGTCGACTCCTCGGACTCCCTCGTCGAGACGCTCAAGGGCCAGAAGGTCGCCTCGCTGCTGCTCGGCCTGGGCCTCGCGGTCCTGCTCTTCAGCGCCGTCGGCCGGGTCCAGTTCGGCCCGATGAAGGGCCTGTCCGAGGTCAACGCCTCCAAGGGCAACGTCTCCGGTGTCGCCGAGCTGATCTTCGGCCAGTACGTCTGGGCCTTCGAGGTCACGTCCGCTCTGCTCATCACCGCGGCCCTCGGCGCGATGGTCCTCGCCCACCGCGAGCGGATCGGCACCAAGCCGACCCAGCGCCAGCTGTCCGAGCGCCGGATCCGCGAGAACCGCAACGTCGCCGGCCTGCCGGTCCCGGGCGTCTACGCCCGCCACAACGCGGTCGACACCCCGGCCCTGCTTCCCGACGGCACCCCGAGCGAGCTGTCCGTCTCGCGCGTGCTCAACGCCCGTGAGCAGGTGGCCGTGCCGACCCGCCACGTCGACGCCGAGCACGCCATCGAGCACGAGATCGAGGAGGGCGACGCCCGATGA